A part of Parvivirga hydrogeniphila genomic DNA contains:
- a CDS encoding ribosome maturation factor RimP, which yields MARDIVGDIERVLAPLAEQHGLELVAVEVAGRAGRPLVRVFLDREGGIDLDAITAANPWISDAIEDAGLFVGPYVLEVSSPGVERPLRRPQDWERFAGRTAQVTLAEPLAGHKKLTGTVVGRTEDQALLAVEGETVGIPFSLVRKAHLVFDFSSFESKESR from the coding sequence GTGGCACGAGACATCGTAGGCGACATCGAGCGCGTGCTTGCACCGCTCGCAGAGCAGCACGGGCTCGAGCTCGTGGCCGTCGAGGTCGCCGGCCGAGCAGGCCGGCCACTCGTCCGCGTCTTCCTCGACCGCGAAGGCGGGATCGACCTCGACGCGATAACGGCCGCCAACCCGTGGATCTCCGACGCCATCGAGGACGCGGGCCTGTTCGTCGGGCCGTACGTCCTCGAGGTCTCCTCGCCGGGCGTCGAGCGCCCGTTGCGCAGGCCGCAGGACTGGGAGCGGTTCGCAGGCCGGACCGCCCAGGTGACGCTCGCCGAACCGCTCGCTGGGCACAAGAAGCTCACCGGGACGGTGGTCGGCAGGACCGAAGATCAGGCGCTGCTTGCCGTCGAGGGCGAGACGGTGGGAATCCCGTTCTCGCTCGTCCGCAAGGCGCACCTGGTGTTCGACTTCTCGTCGTTCGAGAGCAAGGAGTCACGATGA
- the frr gene encoding ribosome recycling factor produces MSVKNLAEAKDHMRKAVAALAHEFAGVRTGRASSAILEKVTVEYYGVQTPLLQIASVSVPEPQMLVITPYDRSAINAIEKAILGSDLGLTPSNDGQVVRLPFPPLTEERRRELVKLCRQYAEEARVAVRNIRRDVNDHFKRQEKDGEISQDELRRLEAEVQKETDAHIKEIDELLKRKEQEIMEV; encoded by the coding sequence ATGTCTGTGAAGAATCTCGCCGAAGCGAAGGACCACATGCGTAAGGCGGTCGCCGCCCTCGCGCACGAGTTCGCAGGTGTGCGCACGGGCCGCGCGTCGAGCGCCATCCTTGAAAAAGTCACCGTCGAGTACTACGGCGTCCAGACGCCGCTCCTCCAGATCGCCTCGGTCAGCGTTCCTGAGCCGCAGATGCTCGTCATCACGCCGTACGATCGCAGCGCCATCAACGCGATCGAGAAAGCCATTCTTGGCTCTGACCTCGGGCTCACTCCTTCCAATGACGGGCAGGTGGTGCGTCTCCCGTTCCCACCGCTCACGGAGGAACGCCGTCGCGAGCTCGTCAAGCTCTGCCGCCAGTACGCTGAGGAGGCGCGCGTGGCGGTCCGCAACATCCGCCGCGACGTCAACGATCACTTCAAGCGTCAGGAGAAGGACGGCGAGATCTCGCAAGACGAGCTTCGCCGTCTGGAGGCAGAGGTCCAGAAGGAGACCGACGCTCACATCAAGGAGATCGACGAGCTGCTGAAGCGCAAAGAGCAGGAGATCATGGAGGTCTGA
- a CDS encoding 1-deoxy-D-xylulose-5-phosphate reductoisomerase: MIRVAVLGSTGSIGQQTIDVAQRYPDRVRVVALAANRSVERLAEQAAATGAAHVAIADAASADHLRTLLPDARVSAGPDAVAALAGLEDADVVVNALVGAAGLRATVTALECGKRLALANKESLVVAGDLVMPLVRSHDALVPVDSEHSAIFQCLEGERRDRVARIWLTASGGPFRGMSANEIAQVTVEQALRHPRWSMGPKITIDSATLMNKGLEAIEAHHLFGVSYDRIAVVVHPQSCVHSMVEFSDGSVKAHLGATDMRIPIQYALSYPDRWDAPVPPVDFAAIGRLDFEEPDRVAFPCLDLALQAGASGGTMPAAMNAANEVAVAAFLERRIGFSDIPRVIETVMERHEPFRASTVDEVEAVDAWARTQAAGIL; the protein is encoded by the coding sequence ATGATCCGCGTCGCCGTCCTCGGATCGACCGGCTCCATCGGCCAGCAGACCATCGACGTCGCCCAGCGCTACCCGGATCGCGTGCGCGTGGTGGCGCTCGCTGCGAACCGCTCCGTGGAGCGTCTGGCCGAGCAGGCCGCTGCGACAGGAGCAGCACACGTCGCTATCGCCGACGCCGCCTCCGCCGACCACCTCCGGACGCTTCTGCCCGACGCCCGCGTGAGCGCAGGACCGGACGCGGTCGCGGCGCTCGCCGGCCTCGAGGACGCCGACGTCGTCGTCAACGCGCTTGTCGGTGCTGCGGGACTGCGCGCCACCGTGACCGCGCTTGAATGCGGGAAGCGCTTGGCGCTCGCCAACAAGGAGTCCCTGGTGGTCGCGGGCGACCTCGTGATGCCGCTCGTTCGATCGCACGACGCCCTGGTGCCAGTCGACAGCGAGCATTCGGCCATCTTCCAGTGCCTCGAAGGGGAGCGACGCGATCGCGTCGCGCGTATCTGGCTCACTGCGTCCGGCGGACCGTTCCGCGGCATGAGCGCCAACGAGATCGCGCAGGTCACGGTGGAGCAGGCGCTCCGCCACCCTCGCTGGTCGATGGGGCCGAAGATCACGATCGACTCTGCGACGCTCATGAACAAGGGCCTGGAAGCCATCGAGGCGCACCACCTCTTCGGCGTCAGCTACGACCGGATCGCCGTCGTCGTGCACCCGCAGTCGTGCGTGCACTCGATGGTGGAGTTCTCAGACGGCAGCGTGAAGGCCCACCTCGGCGCCACCGACATGCGCATCCCGATCCAGTACGCGCTCAGCTACCCGGACCGGTGGGACGCGCCGGTTCCCCCCGTAGACTTCGCCGCAATCGGACGGCTCGATTTCGAAGAGCCGGACCGGGTGGCCTTCCCGTGCCTCGACCTCGCTCTCCAAGCGGGCGCCTCCGGCGGCACGATGCCGGCAGCGATGAACGCCGCCAACGAAGTCGCCGTTGCGGCCTTCCTCGAGCGTCGCATCGGCTTTTCCGACATACCGCGCGTCATCGAGACGGTGATGGAGCGCCACGAGCCCTTCCGCGCGTCGACCGTCGATGAGGTCGAGGCCGTCGACGCCTGGGCGAGGACGCAAGCTGCGGGTATCCTCTAG
- the tsf gene encoding translation elongation factor Ts, which translates to MEITARMVQELREMTGAGMMDCKKALTEADGDVEKAVDILRTRGLAALQKKAGRATNEGVVAAHVSEDKRIGALVEVNCETDFVARNADFLAFVNDLAAHIAAAAPADVAALASQTFTGREHSVQEVLGETVSKLGENMNITRFVRREVSGTGAIASYIHMGGKIGVLVEAAFTKPETASADALASLLKDVAMQVAAASPIAVSREDVPAETVEHELAIYRAQAAESGKPEQIQQKIAEGRLHKFYKEVCLLEQAFVKDPEISVGDLVARVSKELGDTVSIVGVERFQLGETSDAEPAAC; encoded by the coding sequence ATGGAGATAACCGCACGCATGGTGCAAGAGCTGCGCGAGATGACGGGCGCAGGCATGATGGACTGCAAGAAGGCACTCACCGAGGCCGACGGCGACGTCGAGAAGGCCGTCGACATCCTCCGCACGAGAGGGCTCGCCGCGCTGCAGAAGAAGGCCGGGCGCGCCACCAACGAGGGCGTCGTGGCCGCCCACGTCTCTGAAGACAAGCGCATTGGCGCGCTCGTCGAGGTCAACTGTGAGACCGACTTCGTCGCTCGCAATGCCGACTTCCTTGCGTTCGTGAACGACCTCGCCGCCCACATCGCTGCCGCTGCGCCGGCCGACGTCGCGGCGCTCGCTTCCCAGACCTTCACCGGCCGCGAGCACTCCGTCCAGGAAGTCCTCGGCGAGACCGTGAGCAAGCTCGGCGAGAACATGAACATCACGCGCTTCGTTCGCCGCGAAGTCTCGGGCACCGGCGCGATCGCGAGCTACATCCACATGGGCGGCAAGATCGGCGTTCTCGTCGAAGCCGCGTTCACCAAGCCCGAGACGGCGAGCGCTGACGCCCTTGCGTCGCTGTTGAAAGACGTTGCGATGCAGGTGGCTGCTGCGTCCCCGATCGCTGTGTCGCGTGAGGACGTTCCGGCAGAGACCGTCGAGCACGAGCTCGCGATCTACCGCGCACAGGCAGCGGAGTCCGGCAAGCCCGAGCAGATCCAGCAGAAGATCGCAGAAGGGCGCCTCCACAAGTTCTACAAGGAGGTCTGCCTTCTCGAGCAGGCGTTCGTCAAGGACCCTGAGATCTCCGTCGGCGACCTCGTGGCACGCGTCTCCAAGGAGCTCGGCGACACCGTATCGATCGTCGGTGTCGAGCGCTTCCAGCTTGGCGAGACGAGCGACGCCGAACCTGCGGCCTGCTGA
- the pyrH gene encoding UMP kinase, which produces MSGHRYHRVLLKLSGEALMGDGSYGIDPAVLESLAAQIKPLNEAGVQIAIVVGGGNIFRGLAASAKGMDRAQADYMGMLATVMNALALQDALERHGVFTRVMSAIEMQAVAEPYIRRRAIRHLEKGRVVIFAAGTGNPYFTTDTTAALRALEIGAECIMKATKVDGVYDDDPVTNPNAVKFDELEYIEVLNRGLRVMDNTAISLCMDNELPIVVFDVKRPGNIERAINGERVGTLVRGGS; this is translated from the coding sequence ATGTCCGGACACCGCTATCACCGCGTGTTGCTCAAGCTTTCCGGCGAGGCGCTCATGGGGGACGGTTCGTACGGCATCGACCCGGCCGTGCTCGAGTCCCTCGCAGCGCAGATCAAGCCCCTGAACGAGGCGGGCGTGCAGATCGCGATCGTCGTCGGCGGCGGCAACATCTTCCGAGGCCTTGCGGCTTCAGCGAAGGGGATGGACCGAGCGCAGGCGGACTACATGGGAATGCTCGCAACCGTGATGAACGCACTCGCCTTGCAAGACGCCCTCGAACGACACGGGGTGTTCACCCGTGTGATGTCGGCGATCGAGATGCAGGCCGTCGCCGAGCCGTACATCCGGCGTCGCGCGATACGGCATCTCGAGAAGGGGAGAGTCGTCATCTTCGCCGCGGGCACCGGCAACCCGTACTTCACCACGGACACGACCGCGGCGTTAAGGGCGCTCGAGATCGGCGCGGAGTGCATCATGAAGGCCACGAAGGTCGACGGCGTGTACGACGACGACCCCGTGACGAACCCGAACGCCGTCAAGTTCGACGAGCTCGAGTACATCGAGGTGCTGAACCGCGGACTCCGCGTGATGGACAACACCGCCATTTCGCTGTGCATGGACAACGAGCTCCCTATCGTGGTGTTCGACGTGAAGAGACCCGGCAACATCGAACGCGCCATCAATGGCGAGCGCGTCGGTACCCTGGTGCGAGGAGGTTCCTAG
- a CDS encoding site-2 protease family protein: MGPSGLDAIFWGVVTFSILVVLHEGGHFFMARAFGVKVHEFMIGLPGPALRIRGKKTTYGITAVPFGGYVRIAGMEPGEEDPLLPEALGVIAERGPITVGELSRALMVDRERASDIAAVLEDWGAVVRDELHALSLADGLDAHRPARELLDEVRSHTYRGLSTPKRIAVLSAGVVANILAAILVFTVVLSAFGTYEPSLTLDQVQPGSPAAAAGLRAGDTLVAVDGKPIGAWEEFQAAVASSKPGDTLEIAYLRDGARRTVTVTLGQMDGHGYVGVRVGLTKVRYSLGKALSQSFVWTGLVFKAIVGFFRPDTFGESVRNARSVVGISVMAADAAKTGPLDYAWLVALLSLSLGVMNVMPIPPLDGGKIAFEILQRVAGRPFGRRLTTAVTVVGAALLFSLIGYLVYADIARLAG, encoded by the coding sequence ATGGGGCCTTCCGGCCTTGACGCGATATTCTGGGGCGTCGTGACCTTCTCGATACTCGTCGTCTTGCACGAAGGCGGGCACTTCTTCATGGCTCGCGCGTTCGGCGTGAAGGTCCACGAGTTCATGATCGGGCTCCCGGGACCTGCTCTGCGGATTCGCGGCAAGAAGACGACGTACGGCATCACAGCGGTGCCCTTCGGCGGGTACGTCCGCATCGCGGGCATGGAGCCAGGCGAGGAAGACCCGCTGCTGCCAGAGGCGCTCGGCGTCATCGCGGAGCGCGGCCCGATCACCGTCGGCGAGCTTTCCCGCGCTCTTATGGTCGATCGCGAGCGCGCATCGGACATCGCGGCCGTCCTGGAGGACTGGGGCGCTGTCGTGCGCGACGAGCTGCACGCGCTTTCGCTCGCCGACGGGCTCGACGCGCACAGGCCCGCCCGCGAGCTGCTCGACGAGGTGCGCTCCCACACCTATCGGGGGCTCTCGACGCCGAAGCGCATCGCCGTGCTCTCGGCAGGCGTCGTCGCCAACATCCTCGCCGCGATCCTGGTGTTCACCGTGGTGCTGTCGGCCTTCGGCACGTACGAGCCGAGCCTGACCCTTGACCAGGTCCAGCCTGGATCGCCGGCCGCGGCCGCTGGCCTCCGCGCGGGTGACACCCTGGTCGCCGTGGACGGCAAACCCATCGGTGCCTGGGAGGAGTTCCAGGCAGCCGTTGCGTCGTCAAAGCCGGGCGATACGCTCGAGATCGCGTACCTCCGTGACGGTGCACGGCGCACGGTGACCGTCACCCTCGGGCAGATGGACGGGCACGGGTACGTCGGCGTGCGCGTGGGCCTGACCAAAGTGCGCTACTCGCTGGGGAAGGCCTTGTCACAGAGCTTCGTGTGGACCGGCCTCGTCTTCAAGGCGATCGTGGGATTCTTCCGGCCCGATACCTTCGGCGAGTCGGTGAGAAACGCCCGAAGCGTCGTCGGCATCAGCGTCATGGCGGCAGACGCCGCAAAGACGGGCCCGCTCGACTACGCCTGGCTCGTCGCACTGCTCTCGCTCTCGCTCGGCGTCATGAACGTGATGCCCATCCCGCCGCTCGACGGCGGGAAGATCGCCTTCGAGATCCTGCAGCGCGTCGCAGGCCGCCCGTTCGGTCGTCGTCTGACCACGGCGGTCACGGTCGTCGGTGCTGCGCTCCTGTTCTCGCTCATCGGCTACCTCGTGTACGCTGACATCGCACGGCTCGCAGGGTAG
- a CDS encoding proline--tRNA ligase, translating to MRTALRMSRLYAPTLREDPAEAEVPSHRLLLRAGMIRKVAAGIYDFLPLAWRSIAKIERIVREEMDAIGSQELLLPVVQPAELWHESGRWDLYGPELARLKDRAGRDFCLGPTHEEVITALVRNEVRSYRDLPLSLYQINVKFRDEMRPRFGLLRGREFIMKDAYSFHATQESLQEHYDEQARAYGRICDRLGLVWRAVEADSGQIGGKVTTEFMALADTGEAELVHCSCGFAANVEAAEAIVPGRPRHMSEETLRKVHTPDLRTIADIAAAFGLDERDTVKTMAGKTEDGRLVFFCVPGDRELNPVKAGRAVPGVVLLDEEDFAAYGIPKGSLGPVAPPDGTLVVADRSLAEERSWVVGANEDDYHLFGACPGRDFAVEVWADLVTARPGDLCPRCGASLEGARGIEVSQVFQLGTRYSETMGATFTDENGQERPFIMGCYGVGITRSLAAVIEQHHDDAGICWPVSVAPAEAIVLPLSNDADVADAAERIFAELADAGVETVIDDRDERAGVKFADADLIGWPYQVIVGRKGLSAGVVEIKHRATGERESVPVDDAVARTRMLVESQRS from the coding sequence ATGCGGACCGCTTTGAGGATGTCGCGCTTGTACGCGCCCACGCTTCGCGAGGATCCCGCCGAAGCCGAAGTGCCGAGCCACCGGCTCTTGCTGCGCGCCGGGATGATCCGGAAGGTCGCGGCGGGCATCTACGACTTCTTGCCGCTCGCGTGGCGCTCCATCGCGAAGATCGAACGCATCGTGCGCGAGGAGATGGACGCCATCGGTAGCCAGGAGCTGCTGTTGCCGGTCGTGCAGCCGGCCGAGCTGTGGCACGAGTCCGGGCGCTGGGACCTCTACGGCCCGGAGCTCGCGCGCCTCAAAGACCGCGCGGGACGCGACTTCTGCCTCGGCCCGACGCACGAAGAGGTCATCACCGCGCTCGTGCGCAACGAGGTGCGCTCGTACCGCGACCTGCCGCTTTCGCTGTACCAGATCAATGTCAAGTTCAGAGACGAGATGCGGCCGCGGTTCGGGCTGCTGCGCGGCCGCGAGTTCATCATGAAAGACGCGTATTCCTTCCACGCCACCCAGGAGTCGTTGCAGGAGCACTACGACGAGCAGGCGCGCGCGTACGGCCGCATCTGCGACCGGCTCGGGCTCGTCTGGCGCGCCGTCGAGGCCGATTCCGGTCAGATCGGCGGCAAGGTCACGACCGAGTTCATGGCGCTCGCCGATACGGGCGAGGCCGAGCTCGTGCACTGCTCCTGCGGATTCGCTGCGAACGTCGAGGCGGCCGAGGCCATCGTGCCTGGACGCCCGCGGCACATGAGCGAGGAGACGCTCCGGAAGGTGCACACGCCCGACCTGCGGACGATCGCGGACATCGCCGCTGCATTCGGCCTCGACGAGCGTGACACCGTCAAGACGATGGCCGGGAAGACCGAGGACGGGCGGCTCGTCTTCTTCTGCGTGCCCGGCGACCGGGAGCTCAACCCGGTGAAGGCCGGGCGCGCGGTGCCCGGCGTCGTGCTGCTCGACGAGGAGGACTTCGCCGCGTACGGCATCCCGAAAGGCTCGCTCGGCCCGGTCGCGCCGCCTGACGGCACGCTCGTCGTGGCGGACCGGTCGCTTGCCGAGGAGCGCTCGTGGGTCGTCGGAGCGAACGAGGACGACTACCACCTCTTCGGCGCCTGCCCTGGCCGCGACTTCGCCGTCGAGGTGTGGGCCGACCTGGTCACCGCCAGACCAGGCGACCTCTGCCCCCGCTGCGGCGCGTCGCTGGAAGGCGCCCGCGGCATCGAGGTCTCGCAGGTCTTCCAGCTCGGAACGCGGTACTCCGAGACAATGGGAGCGACGTTCACGGACGAGAACGGGCAGGAGCGACCGTTCATCATGGGCTGCTACGGCGTCGGCATCACGCGTTCGCTCGCCGCGGTGATCGAACAGCACCACGATGACGCCGGTATCTGCTGGCCCGTTTCGGTCGCGCCCGCGGAGGCCATCGTGCTGCCTTTGTCGAACGACGCTGATGTCGCCGACGCCGCAGAGCGCATATTCGCCGAGCTCGCGGACGCCGGGGTCGAGACCGTCATCGACGACCGCGACGAACGGGCGGGCGTGAAGTTCGCCGACGCGGACCTCATCGGGTGGCCGTACCAGGTCATCGTCGGCCGCAAGGGGCTCTCGGCCGGCGTCGTGGAGATCAAGCACCGTGCAACGGGCGAGCGCGAGAGCGTTCCTGTGGACGATGCCGTTGCACGCACTCGGATGCTCGTCGAAAGCCAGAGGAGCTGA
- a CDS encoding Gfo/Idh/MocA family oxidoreductase, producing MAAEKVRVAVVGAGRTGAPLIEALLALPYVEVVGIADKNPECAGARIARERGIFFTEYPDVLTAKGDEIDIIIEVTGDPAVKPALKRAFALHGNTTTIIVHDLVARLILSLATGADHLAQTYHPHDRGIGPAAQD from the coding sequence ATGGCAGCCGAGAAGGTACGCGTCGCCGTCGTCGGAGCGGGACGCACAGGTGCTCCGCTCATCGAAGCGCTGCTCGCTTTGCCGTACGTCGAGGTCGTCGGGATCGCCGACAAGAACCCGGAGTGTGCCGGTGCGCGCATCGCGCGCGAGCGCGGCATCTTCTTCACCGAGTACCCCGACGTGCTCACGGCGAAGGGCGACGAGATCGACATCATCATCGAGGTGACGGGCGACCCTGCCGTGAAGCCTGCGCTCAAGCGCGCCTTCGCGCTGCACGGCAACACCACGACGATCATCGTCCACGACCTCGTCGCGCGCTTGATCCTGAGTCTTGCCACGGGCGCCGACCACCTGGCTCAGACCTACCACCCCCACGACCGGGGGATCGGACCTGCCGCGCAGGACTGA
- a CDS encoding TIGR04076 family protein: protein MESERIAPPEGRRVRIEIVEILGSGACSIGLAVGDSWVVDSALVPTGMCGWAYAAMLPFLQPLRFGGAFPWEAEGEALVCCPDPANPVVFRLTVER, encoded by the coding sequence GTGGAAAGCGAGCGCATCGCTCCGCCTGAAGGGCGGCGCGTCCGTATCGAGATCGTCGAGATCCTCGGCTCGGGCGCGTGCTCGATCGGCCTTGCAGTCGGGGACTCGTGGGTGGTGGACTCCGCGCTCGTCCCGACAGGCATGTGCGGATGGGCGTACGCTGCCATGCTTCCCTTCCTCCAACCGCTCCGCTTCGGCGGCGCGTTCCCGTGGGAAGCGGAAGGGGAGGCGCTCGTGTGCTGTCCCGATCCTGCGAACCCCGTGGTGTTCCGCCTCACCGTCGAACGCTGA
- a CDS encoding isoprenyl transferase — translation MPDRASLEAFFSSKRDREFLAELALERVPRHVAIIMDGNGRWATKRGLPRIAGHRAGVKAIRETIQAALELGIDVLTVYSFSSENWRRPKDEVSHLMDLFVEVLEQEMTTLDKLGVRVRVIGRREGLPERTAEAFARAERQTADNDRLTYVVALNYGGRQEIADAVRAIAVKAATGQLDPSGIDLEMVADHLYTAGLPDPDLLIRTSGELRVSNFLLWQIAYSEMWVTSTLWPDFDRHDLLKAVVDYQRRSRRFGGL, via the coding sequence GTGCCTGACCGAGCCTCGCTCGAGGCCTTCTTCTCGTCCAAACGCGACCGCGAGTTCCTCGCCGAGCTCGCGCTCGAACGTGTCCCGCGCCACGTCGCCATCATCATGGACGGCAACGGCCGATGGGCGACCAAGCGCGGACTCCCGCGCATCGCCGGACACCGCGCCGGTGTGAAGGCGATCCGCGAGACGATACAGGCCGCCCTCGAGCTCGGCATCGACGTCCTCACCGTCTACTCCTTCTCGAGCGAGAACTGGCGGCGCCCCAAAGACGAGGTGTCGCACCTGATGGACCTGTTCGTCGAGGTGCTCGAGCAGGAGATGACGACGCTCGACAAGCTCGGCGTGCGCGTGCGGGTGATCGGCCGCCGGGAGGGCCTTCCGGAGCGCACCGCTGAGGCCTTCGCGCGCGCGGAGCGGCAAACGGCCGACAACGACCGGCTGACGTACGTCGTCGCGCTGAACTACGGCGGGCGTCAGGAGATCGCCGATGCGGTGCGAGCGATCGCTGTCAAAGCGGCCACCGGGCAGCTGGACCCGTCCGGCATCGATCTTGAGATGGTCGCAGACCACCTGTACACGGCAGGGCTTCCCGACCCGGACCTCCTCATACGGACGAGCGGGGAGCTGCGTGTGTCCAACTTCTTGCTCTGGCAGATCGCGTACAGCGAGATGTGGGTGACGTCCACGCTGTGGCCGGACTTCGACCGGCACGACCTGCTCAAGGCGGTCGTCGACTACCAACGCCGGTCGCGCCGCTTCGGAGGGCTGTAG
- a CDS encoding phosphatidate cytidylyltransferase: protein MARTRPLKDFWARVASALAIGVAFLGAIFFGGPYGLAAVAAVVGALAATELFALFRREHRLPNEVFGIAAVLAMPFAAAMHGLSGLGATFGALIVASLAWHLAFPRVKASDTAATVFGAAYVGFSLAHLVLIRELDAGTELVLATVVSVWANDSFAYLIGSTVGRHKMAPTISPKKSWEGFVAGTLFTTAVWAVTGAVADVGLPLGAMAAVGLAASGAAVLGDLAESRLKREAGVKDSGRLLPGHGGFLDRFDSMIVVAIVAYYALIAAGAR from the coding sequence GTGGCCCGCACGCGTCCGCTCAAGGACTTCTGGGCGCGGGTCGCCTCTGCGCTCGCCATCGGCGTCGCGTTCCTCGGCGCCATCTTCTTCGGCGGTCCGTACGGGCTCGCTGCGGTGGCGGCGGTCGTCGGGGCGCTTGCCGCCACCGAGCTTTTCGCGCTCTTCCGGCGGGAGCACCGCCTGCCGAACGAGGTGTTCGGCATCGCCGCCGTGCTCGCCATGCCGTTCGCTGCGGCCATGCATGGGCTTTCAGGCCTCGGCGCCACCTTCGGGGCGCTCATCGTCGCGTCCCTCGCGTGGCACCTCGCCTTCCCCCGCGTGAAGGCGTCCGACACTGCGGCGACGGTCTTCGGGGCCGCCTACGTCGGGTTCTCGCTCGCGCACCTCGTGCTCATCCGCGAACTCGACGCCGGCACGGAGCTCGTGCTTGCGACCGTCGTGAGCGTGTGGGCCAACGACAGCTTCGCGTACCTCATCGGCTCGACCGTGGGCCGCCACAAGATGGCTCCGACCATCTCGCCGAAGAAGTCCTGGGAGGGCTTCGTCGCAGGCACCCTGTTCACCACCGCCGTGTGGGCGGTCACGGGAGCGGTCGCCGACGTCGGGCTTCCGCTCGGCGCGATGGCGGCCGTCGGTCTGGCCGCCTCCGGCGCGGCCGTCCTCGGGGATCTGGCCGAGTCCAGGCTCAAGCGCGAGGCCGGCGTGAAGGACTCGGGGCGGCTCTTGCCGGGCCACGGCGGATTCCTGGACCGCTTCGACAGCATGATCGTGGTCGCCATCGTGGCGTACTACGCGCTCATTGCGGCAGGTGCGCGATGA
- the ispG gene encoding flavodoxin-dependent (E)-4-hydroxy-3-methylbut-2-enyl-diphosphate synthase: MPSRISRQVLVGSVPLGGGAPVAVQSMTNTNTRDAKATLAQIARLADAGCEIVRVAIPHADALDGFEAVCEASPLPVVADVHFDYRLAIEAIARGAAKVRINPGNIGSLERVDAVVEAAGEAGVPIRIGVNAGSLAPEHRDLDWPLEDKLVASAVRFCEHVASRGFEDIVVSAKASSVLATVRAYRRLASEVPYPLHIGVTEAGTAFSGTVKSSVGLGILLEEGIGDTLRVSLTANPVEEVAVAWEILAALDLRRRTPELVSCPTCGRCEVDLVGIAGEVERRLRSLDVPLKVAVMGCVVNGPGEARDADVGVAAGRGVGLVFRNGRPVRKVDEADIVEALFAEIDDIVRERG, translated from the coding sequence ATGCCTTCTCGCATCTCGCGGCAGGTCCTCGTCGGCAGCGTCCCTCTCGGCGGCGGGGCGCCCGTCGCCGTGCAGTCCATGACGAACACCAACACCCGCGACGCCAAGGCCACCCTCGCACAGATCGCGCGGCTCGCTGACGCCGGGTGCGAGATCGTGCGGGTGGCGATCCCGCACGCAGACGCGCTCGATGGGTTCGAAGCGGTGTGCGAGGCCTCGCCGCTGCCGGTCGTCGCGGACGTGCACTTCGACTACCGCCTCGCCATCGAGGCCATCGCGAGAGGCGCGGCCAAGGTGCGCATCAACCCCGGCAACATCGGGTCGCTCGAGCGCGTCGACGCCGTCGTCGAGGCGGCGGGCGAAGCAGGCGTCCCGATCCGCATCGGCGTGAACGCCGGCTCGCTCGCGCCCGAGCACCGCGATCTCGACTGGCCGCTCGAGGACAAGCTCGTCGCGAGCGCTGTGCGCTTCTGCGAGCACGTCGCCTCTCGCGGGTTCGAAGACATCGTCGTGTCGGCCAAGGCCTCATCGGTGCTGGCCACAGTCCGGGCCTACCGGCGCCTGGCGAGCGAGGTACCGTATCCGCTGCACATCGGCGTCACCGAGGCCGGGACTGCGTTCTCCGGCACCGTGAAGTCCTCCGTCGGCCTCGGCATCCTGCTCGAAGAAGGCATCGGCGACACGCTCCGCGTCTCGCTCACCGCGAATCCGGTCGAGGAGGTCGCCGTCGCGTGGGAGATCCTCGCTGCGCTCGACCTTCGCCGCCGCACGCCGGAGCTCGTCTCCTGTCCGACGTGCGGACGGTGCGAGGTCGACCTCGTCGGGATCGCCGGCGAGGTGGAGCGGCGTCTACGCTCGCTCGACGTCCCGCTCAAAGTCGCCGTCATGGGCTGCGTCGTGAACGGTCCGGGCGAGGCGCGCGATGCCGACGTGGGCGTCGCTGCCGGTCGAGGCGTCGGCCTCGTGTTCCGCAACGGCCGGCCCGTGCGGAAGGTCGACGAGGCCGACATCGTCGAGGCGCTGTTCGCCGAGATCGACGACATCGTGCGCGAGCGCGGCTGA